One genomic window of Tachypleus tridentatus isolate NWPU-2018 chromosome 12, ASM421037v1, whole genome shotgun sequence includes the following:
- the LOC143233537 gene encoding uncharacterized protein LOC143233537 isoform X2 gives MSKKLSEVKISAFCVTSVVLVLMFIAFTTPNWLASDPRFYGADFVKLGLWETCFRSLASPHDLEQRKYYAGCSWIFNDEYRNLRKFLEPPFFVAVQVLFTFGFISLLLACVLLLALQICFPSEKEVLAMKLLSLLMLIAGICCTIALITFGARGDGRDWMPDPDHNYLSWSFGLGVVGAFLEYVVSLLFLVESRLAKKRLAIREQQNYNLEQNQNKMGTVI, from the exons ATGTCGAAAAAACTGTCCGAGGTTAAAATTTCAGCTTTTTGCGTCACATCCGTAGTGCTAGTGCTGATGTTCATTGCTTTTACTACGCCTAACTGGTTAGCTTCTGATCCGAGATTTTACGGTGCGGACTTTGTGAAGTTGGGTCTTTGGGAGACATGTTTCAGAAGCCTTGCAAGTCCTCACGATTTAGAACAACGGAAATATTATGCTGGTTGTAGTTGGATTTTCAATGACGAATATAGAAATCTCAGGAAATTTTTGGAGCCGC CCTTCTTCGTTGCAGTCCAAGTGCTTTTCACGTTTGGATTCATTTCTTTGTTGCTAGCTTGTGTCTTACTTTTGGCTCTACAGATATGTTTCCCTTCGGAAAAGGAAGTTTTAGCCATGAAGTTACTGAGTTTGTTAATGCTTATTGCAG GTATCTGTTGTACCATTGCTTTAATCACGTTTGGTGCTCGCGGAGATGGCCGGGATTGGATGCCAGATCCTGACCACAACTACCTCTCGTGGTCTTTTGGACTTGGAGTGGTTGGAGCCTTTTTGGAGTATGTCGTCTCTTTGTTGTTTCTGGTGGAGAGTCGACTAGCGAAGAAGAGATTGGCCATCAGAGAACAACAAAACTACAACCTCGAACAGAACCAAAACAAAATGGGAACTGTAATTTAA